One genomic region from Prochlorococcus marinus CUG1433 encodes:
- a CDS encoding cupin domain-containing protein, giving the protein MSISDSDVKNVLKDDGLDEDKLSIFHKYENESVSLKKLRKIHGLGSWAVRIAYNSRFGGVVIQQQPGEGNRKHYHPDADENWVIMEGEWEWWIEGIGTTKVKKGDIVVVPKGTWHLIKCTGNQVGVRYAITAPDVNHIYEDE; this is encoded by the coding sequence ATGAGTATAAGTGATTCAGATGTTAAAAACGTTCTAAAAGATGATGGGTTGGATGAAGACAAATTATCTATTTTTCATAAATATGAAAATGAATCTGTAAGTCTAAAAAAACTTAGAAAGATACATGGATTAGGATCTTGGGCGGTTAGAATTGCTTATAATAGTAGATTTGGTGGAGTTGTAATTCAGCAGCAACCTGGGGAAGGTAATAGGAAGCATTATCATCCAGATGCTGATGAAAATTGGGTAATAATGGAGGGAGAATGGGAGTGGTGGATAGAAGGTATTGGTACAACTAAAGTTAAAAAAGGAGACATAGTTGTTGTCCCAAAAGGTACATGGCATTTAATAAAGTGTACCGGTAACCAAGTTGGTGTAAGATACGCAATTACTGCACCTGATGTTAATCATATTTACGAAGATGAATAA
- a CDS encoding SDR family oxidoreductase: MNNRNIIFNFKSKNVLVVGGSRGIGKEVCRQFINCGANVYNASRSKCLLDGVKNIKCDISKGDDIKSLFKQINDLDFCINVAGTNLCEKIENINSEEWDRVLNINLKSFYMICKSAIQIMKKKNGGRIVNVSSIAGRSKSVVSGVHYTSSKYGVIGLTKQLSNEVSKYNILVNCLCPSQTKTEMLVDSMNKSQLNKLLNSIPINRIAETEEQALPILFLCSDAASYISGATIDVNGGQF; this comes from the coding sequence ATGAATAACAGAAATATTATTTTTAATTTTAAATCTAAGAATGTATTAGTTGTTGGAGGAAGTAGAGGGATCGGGAAAGAAGTTTGTAGACAATTTATTAATTGTGGAGCAAATGTCTATAATGCATCTCGATCAAAGTGTCTTTTAGATGGTGTTAAAAATATTAAATGTGATATTTCTAAAGGTGATGATATAAAGAGTCTTTTTAAACAAATTAATGATTTAGATTTTTGCATAAATGTTGCAGGAACTAATCTTTGCGAGAAAATTGAGAATATTAATAGTGAAGAGTGGGACAGGGTATTAAATATAAATTTGAAATCTTTTTATATGATTTGTAAAAGTGCGATTCAAATTATGAAGAAAAAAAATGGTGGACGTATTGTTAACGTTTCTTCAATTGCTGGAAGAAGTAAAAGTGTTGTAAGTGGAGTGCACTACACATCCAGTAAGTATGGAGTTATTGGCTTAACAAAACAGCTATCAAATGAAGTTTCTAAATATAATATCTTGGTTAATTGTTTATGTCCAAGTCAAACAAAAACAGAAATGTTAGTTGATTCTATGAACAAATCTCAATTAAATAAATTATTAAATTCTATTCCAATTAATCGAATAGCAGAAACGGAGGAACAGGCGTTGCCCATCTTATTTCTTTGCTCTGATGCTGCTTCTTATATTAGCGGTGCCACTATAGATGTTAATGGAGGGCAATTTTGA
- a CDS encoding acylneuraminate cytidylyltransferase family protein, with protein sequence MKEGKYTAIIAVRDGSKRVPRKNIKKFADSSLLQIKIEHAMKAKGIDEIVVSSDSDEMISLANEMKVKTIKRPAKFCSDSVPMKNVYKHLAESVQCDHIVYLHVTSPLLEISTLNSCISKYKELDNSYSSLATVEHLMKYIWFKNKAINYDPKNHPRSQDLEKYYCLNFAVNIISRGQMINTKSILGNKFYPYFLNEIESIDVDNQIQFDMAEYVYKKIKLN encoded by the coding sequence TTGAAGGAAGGCAAATATACGGCAATTATTGCAGTGAGAGATGGATCAAAAAGGGTTCCAAGAAAAAATATAAAAAAATTTGCTGATTCATCATTATTACAAATAAAAATTGAGCATGCTATGAAAGCTAAAGGAATTGACGAAATAGTAGTTAGTTCAGATTCTGATGAGATGATCAGCTTAGCAAATGAAATGAAAGTAAAGACTATAAAAAGGCCAGCTAAGTTTTGTTCGGACTCTGTCCCAATGAAAAATGTATATAAACATTTAGCTGAATCAGTTCAATGTGATCATATAGTTTATTTACACGTTACAAGCCCTCTATTAGAAATAAGTACTTTAAATTCTTGTATTTCTAAATATAAAGAACTTGATAATTCTTATAGTTCTTTAGCTACTGTTGAGCATCTTATGAAATATATATGGTTTAAAAATAAAGCGATAAATTATGATCCTAAAAATCATCCAAGATCACAAGATTTAGAAAAATATTATTGCCTAAATTTTGCTGTTAACATAATCTCAAGAGGGCAAATGATTAATACTAAATCGATTTTAGGGAACAAATTTTATCCATATTTCTTAAACGAAATAGAATCTATCGATGTCGATAATCAAATACAATTTGATATGGCTGAATACGTATATAAAAAAATAAAACTTAATTAA
- a CDS encoding polysaccharide biosynthesis/export family protein has product MKLFFLSKKLVSLSLVIFAFLPFNSQVISEQQEKEISDILKKEFELRSKNNSDSYIVGPGDGFSIDIDNIPEFCGNYFVKKDGTINLPRIKDLYVEGLTINELNLFLTNKYKDFLLDPIIDTKIIRYRGVDVYVGGEIARPGFYTLTGLTDNASFTQCEERYTLKSNNQIPKIRRSQQRSNNKEYGTYIGFKPTVFDAIREAGGITPFSNISDIEISRKNSISDGGGRKKTTISLVELITNGDQSQNIQLLDGDTVFISKTNLKIKDQLLQTGLDNLNPEFITVFVSGRINLPGATKVPTGASLNQAISIAGGTKILKGNIEFLRFQNNGEIDRRVLSYNPKNDIGSIKNPILMNGDIIRIKNSPLTTTLDVTTEITRPIPGIYALIRLFKD; this is encoded by the coding sequence ATGAAACTCTTTTTCCTATCTAAAAAACTAGTTTCATTAAGCCTTGTTATTTTTGCTTTTTTACCTTTTAATTCCCAAGTAATTTCTGAACAACAAGAAAAAGAAATTTCTGATATTTTAAAAAAAGAATTTGAACTAAGGAGTAAAAATAATTCTGATTCATATATTGTTGGTCCCGGGGATGGCTTTTCTATTGACATAGATAATATTCCAGAATTTTGCGGTAATTATTTTGTAAAAAAAGATGGGACCATAAACTTACCAAGAATTAAAGATCTTTATGTTGAAGGTTTAACGATAAATGAATTAAATCTTTTTTTAACAAATAAGTATAAGGATTTTCTTTTAGATCCGATTATTGATACTAAGATAATTAGATATCGCGGTGTAGATGTATATGTTGGAGGAGAGATAGCAAGACCTGGGTTTTATACATTAACAGGTCTAACAGATAATGCTTCCTTTACCCAATGTGAAGAAAGATATACCTTAAAAAGTAATAATCAAATCCCAAAAATTAGACGTTCTCAACAGAGATCTAATAATAAAGAATACGGGACTTATATAGGTTTTAAGCCTACTGTATTTGATGCCATAAGGGAAGCTGGAGGCATAACACCTTTTTCTAACATCTCGGATATTGAAATTAGTAGAAAAAATTCTATAAGTGATGGAGGAGGTAGAAAAAAAACGACTATTAGTCTTGTTGAATTAATTACAAATGGGGATCAATCTCAAAATATTCAACTACTAGATGGTGACACAGTATTTATATCAAAAACAAATTTAAAAATTAAAGACCAATTACTGCAAACTGGGCTAGATAATTTAAACCCAGAATTCATTACAGTTTTCGTTTCAGGGAGGATAAACCTACCTGGTGCAACAAAAGTACCTACTGGAGCTTCTTTGAACCAAGCTATTAGCATAGCGGGCGGAACAAAAATCCTAAAAGGTAATATTGAATTTTTAAGATTTCAAAATAATGGTGAAATTGATAGACGTGTATTATCTTATAATCCTAAAAATGATATAGGTTCAATAAAAAATCCAATTTTGATGAACGGAGACATCATAAGAATAAAAAATTCTCCATTAACTACAACATTAGATGTAACGACTGAAATTACAAGACCAATTCCTGGCATATATGCACTTATCAGATTATTTAAAGATTAA
- a CDS encoding class I SAM-dependent methyltransferase gives MNKKLFELFYVFKQNLKLQKLQVNINKVFNKFISLPNFIQNKKNIEWIKNEYISIEEYAKKIDEVIWSETLAYFNNFEKKSKEIMRRIDFKLGGGGAYHLLYFLTRKYSLSNIIETGVASGFTSAAILEALRKNKNGLLFSSDYPYPKIPNCEKYIGILVNEELRKNWLLHIEGDEFNLNKIPINWVGKVDLFHYDSSKWFRDKKRTLKIISKYLSKNAFIVFDDIQDDLFFYYLVNKTKYSYFQILKFKNKYLGIIKL, from the coding sequence TTGAATAAAAAATTATTTGAATTATTTTATGTTTTCAAACAAAATCTAAAATTACAAAAACTACAGGTAAATATCAATAAAGTTTTTAATAAATTCATTTCTTTACCTAATTTTATTCAAAATAAAAAAAATATTGAATGGATAAAAAATGAATACATAAGTATTGAAGAATACGCAAAAAAAATAGATGAAGTAATATGGTCCGAAACTTTGGCATATTTCAATAATTTTGAAAAAAAGAGTAAAGAAATTATGCGCAGAATAGATTTTAAATTAGGTGGTGGCGGAGCCTACCATCTTTTATATTTCTTGACGAGAAAATATTCACTATCAAACATAATAGAAACTGGAGTAGCTAGTGGATTCACCTCTGCAGCAATCTTGGAAGCTCTACGTAAAAACAAAAATGGATTATTGTTTAGCAGTGACTATCCTTATCCAAAAATACCCAATTGTGAAAAATATATTGGTATTTTAGTAAATGAAGAATTAAGAAAAAATTGGTTACTTCATATAGAAGGCGATGAGTTTAACCTTAACAAGATTCCTATAAATTGGGTTGGGAAAGTTGATCTATTTCATTACGACTCTTCTAAGTGGTTTAGAGATAAAAAAAGAACTCTGAAAATAATCTCAAAATATTTATCCAAAAATGCATTTATTGTTTTTGATGATATTCAAGACGATTTATTTTTTTATTATTTAGTAAATAAAACAAAATACTCTTATTTTCAAATATTGAAATTCAAAAATAAATATTTAGGGATAATTAAACTCTAA
- a CDS encoding adenylyltransferase/cytidyltransferase family protein, whose protein sequence is MIIGYTAGVFDLFHVGHVNMLKTARGLCDKLIVAVTSDELVAYKNKKPVICFEDRKAVVESCKYVDIVIGQYDLDKYKAYLKIKFDLLFVGDDWYGKDQWRDLEEKISPAKIIFIPYTRSVSSTKINSILEENRFD, encoded by the coding sequence ATGATTATAGGTTACACTGCTGGAGTTTTTGATCTGTTCCATGTTGGGCACGTTAATATGCTGAAAACAGCTCGAGGCTTGTGTGACAAATTAATCGTAGCTGTAACATCAGATGAGTTAGTAGCTTACAAAAACAAAAAACCAGTAATTTGTTTTGAAGACAGAAAAGCTGTGGTTGAATCTTGTAAATATGTCGATATAGTAATTGGCCAATATGATTTAGATAAATATAAAGCTTATTTAAAAATAAAATTTGATTTACTTTTCGTTGGAGATGATTGGTATGGAAAGGATCAATGGAGAGATTTAGAAGAGAAAATAAGTCCTGCAAAAATTATTTTCATACCCTATACAAGATCTGTAAGTTCTACAAAAATAAATTCGATTTTAGAAGAAAATAGATTTGATTAA
- a CDS encoding CDP-alcohol phosphatidyltransferase family protein has translation MKFKEFSKNTKRSNKKINDKLHFFSSKSSVLVSYYLYKIKLTPNQVTFLFGLMGVLAANFFIHNQFLMGYVFWRMHIIIDMADGNIARATQNFNQLAKSIDKIIHLLVNTLIFGALIILPSGQSGVIYLILTSILLIPFYLIYMLFNKITSLDSELSYDYKKVKKNQFTFILLRNLFTQEGLIMTTAILGIVRKNSFFGDDVNNSLLFIVMISYILFFNIGCILKLRILQKRTYQK, from the coding sequence ATGAAATTTAAAGAATTTAGTAAAAATACCAAAAGATCCAACAAAAAAATAAACGATAAACTACATTTTTTTTCATCAAAAAGTTCTGTTTTGGTAAGCTATTACCTCTACAAAATTAAATTAACACCAAACCAAGTAACATTCTTGTTTGGTCTAATGGGAGTATTAGCTGCAAACTTTTTTATTCATAATCAATTTTTAATGGGTTATGTATTCTGGAGAATGCATATCATAATAGATATGGCCGATGGAAATATTGCAAGAGCTACACAAAATTTCAACCAACTTGCTAAAAGTATTGATAAAATAATTCATTTACTAGTAAACACTCTTATATTTGGCGCTTTAATAATATTACCCAGTGGACAAAGTGGAGTTATCTACCTGATTTTAACTTCTATTTTACTTATACCCTTTTATTTGATATATATGCTTTTTAATAAAATAACCTCTTTAGATAGTGAACTTTCTTACGACTATAAAAAAGTTAAAAAGAATCAGTTTACTTTCATACTTTTAAGAAATTTATTTACTCAAGAAGGGCTTATAATGACTACTGCAATTTTAGGAATAGTAAGGAAGAATAGTTTTTTCGGAGATGATGTAAATAACTCTTTACTTTTTATTGTAATGATCTCATATATTTTGTTTTTTAATATTGGATGTATCCTTAAATTAAGGATTCTTCAGAAAAGAACTTACCAAAAATAA